A genomic segment from Tuwongella immobilis encodes:
- the metK gene encoding methionine adenosyltransferase — protein sequence MSADRYLFTSESVSMGHPDKVSDQISDAILDHCLRADPKSRVACETLVTTDLVVVAGEITTSADLSYPVVEKLVRDTIREIGYTDPKIGFAADTCTIHSYLHAQSADIAQGVDVGGAGDQGMMFGFACNETQDLMPLPIQLSHRLVENHAKLRRSGKLPFLRPDAKSQVTVEYHADGTPHRIHTIVLSTQHDESVLVKKGSSDAFSHEARQQIIDHLIRPTIEAEHLNLLKGNLVMMKPDEPTPAMGEHDIFVYINPTGVFLIGGPHGDCGLTGRKIIVDTYGGRGRHGGGAFSGKDPTKVDRSAAYIARYIAKNIVAAGLATQCEVQLSYAIGHPDPLNIWVNTSGTLIPTLTESKLVDLIRKHFQLTPKGIIESLDLRRPIYHNSARHGHFGRPASEFSWEKTDKAAALKADAGL from the coding sequence GTGAGTGCGGACCGCTATCTGTTCACCAGTGAATCCGTTTCGATGGGACACCCCGACAAGGTTTCCGATCAAATTAGCGATGCGATTCTGGACCATTGTCTCCGAGCAGACCCCAAAAGTCGCGTTGCGTGCGAAACGCTGGTGACGACGGATTTGGTGGTTGTCGCGGGGGAAATCACCACGAGTGCGGATCTTTCCTACCCGGTGGTTGAAAAGCTCGTTCGAGACACGATCCGCGAGATTGGCTACACCGATCCGAAAATCGGCTTCGCTGCCGACACCTGCACCATCCATAGCTATCTGCACGCGCAATCCGCCGACATTGCCCAAGGCGTGGATGTCGGTGGCGCGGGCGATCAAGGGATGATGTTCGGCTTCGCCTGCAACGAAACGCAGGATCTCATGCCGTTGCCCATTCAATTGTCGCACCGCTTGGTCGAAAATCACGCGAAGTTGCGTCGTTCGGGCAAGCTTCCGTTCCTGCGACCGGATGCCAAGAGTCAGGTGACGGTGGAATACCATGCAGATGGAACCCCGCACCGCATTCATACCATCGTGCTTTCGACCCAGCATGATGAATCGGTGCTGGTGAAGAAGGGCAGTTCGGACGCCTTTTCCCACGAAGCGCGGCAGCAAATCATCGATCATCTCATCCGTCCCACGATCGAAGCCGAGCATTTGAATCTGCTCAAGGGCAATCTGGTGATGATGAAGCCCGATGAACCGACTCCGGCCATGGGCGAACATGATATTTTCGTCTACATCAATCCGACTGGCGTCTTTCTGATTGGTGGTCCGCACGGCGACTGCGGTCTCACCGGACGCAAGATCATCGTCGACACCTACGGCGGTCGTGGTCGGCACGGCGGTGGGGCGTTCAGCGGCAAAGATCCCACGAAGGTCGATCGTTCGGCCGCGTATATCGCTCGGTATATCGCCAAGAACATCGTCGCCGCTGGGCTGGCCACGCAGTGCGAAGTGCAGCTGTCGTATGCCATCGGCCACCCCGATCCGCTGAATATCTGGGTGAATACCTCGGGCACGCTGATTCCGACGCTGACCGAGAGCAAGTTGGTCGACCTGATTCGCAAGCACTTCCAACTGACACCCAAGGGAATTATCGAATCGTTGGATCTGCGTCGGCCGATCTATCACAATTCGGCCCGACATGGTCACTTTGGTCGGCCCGCGAGCGAATTCTCCTGGGAAAAGACCGACAAGGCCGCTGCATTGAAGGCGGATGCCGGGCTGTAA
- a CDS encoding S8 family serine peptidase: MRGWIIGLALIPLGSWFLVAPSRAQQSTPKHRNHDIPEWIDRLNVPDWHAKRFTGQGIRVAVLDSSFRGYRQHLGRELPQTVVTQSFRRDGNLEPTSSPHGLLCAELIHRIAPDAEILLANWEPNQPDRFLAAVQWAVAQQASIISCSVVMPAWSDGQGGGAIHQQLQRLLRSEDPTNSVWMVASIGNLAERHWHGELQPNADGCHHWNPDQLDSINDFYPWNAGPVGVECVALSQSNAQSLPEFEVIDSTTSQPVAVERFAIPARDLPGLSIRWRAQSDHEYGIRAMVPAHRHASPLKPVRFRLVALGGELEHHHPRGSLAFPGDHPRVIAVGAVDSSGERVPYSGIGTSRDHKPELVAVVPVPLSARLEPFGGTSAAAPQIAGLAALWRAAVPAGRQADFVRSCRDAHASFPSRSPARLPDPARLSSFATGLSQIQTRADFLPEFFFRPFSGDGRPLFGDGVERGLSR; this comes from the coding sequence ATGCGCGGTTGGATCATCGGACTCGCTTTGATTCCGCTTGGCAGTTGGTTCCTGGTCGCGCCCAGTCGTGCGCAACAATCCACGCCCAAACATCGGAATCATGACATTCCCGAATGGATCGATCGTCTGAATGTTCCAGATTGGCATGCGAAGCGATTCACCGGGCAGGGAATTCGTGTGGCGGTTCTCGACTCCAGCTTTCGCGGATATCGCCAACATTTAGGCCGAGAATTACCGCAAACCGTTGTCACGCAATCGTTTCGGCGCGATGGCAACTTAGAGCCAACCTCCAGCCCACATGGTCTTTTGTGTGCAGAACTGATTCATCGCATCGCGCCAGATGCCGAGATTCTGTTGGCGAATTGGGAACCGAATCAGCCCGATCGGTTTCTTGCGGCAGTGCAGTGGGCCGTGGCGCAGCAGGCCAGCATCATCAGCTGTTCGGTGGTGATGCCAGCGTGGTCGGATGGGCAGGGCGGCGGTGCGATCCATCAGCAGTTGCAACGTCTGCTCCGATCGGAAGATCCGACAAATTCGGTCTGGATGGTGGCATCGATCGGCAATCTCGCCGAACGCCATTGGCATGGGGAGTTGCAGCCCAATGCCGACGGCTGCCATCATTGGAATCCTGACCAACTGGATTCCATCAATGACTTTTATCCCTGGAATGCTGGCCCGGTGGGGGTGGAGTGCGTGGCGCTATCGCAGTCGAACGCGCAATCGTTGCCGGAATTCGAGGTGATCGATTCGACGACATCGCAACCCGTTGCCGTGGAGCGGTTTGCGATTCCGGCCCGCGATTTGCCCGGATTGTCGATTCGTTGGCGAGCGCAATCGGATCATGAATATGGAATTCGTGCGATGGTTCCAGCACATCGGCATGCTTCGCCACTGAAACCCGTTCGATTTCGACTGGTGGCGTTGGGCGGCGAACTGGAGCACCATCACCCGCGTGGTAGTCTCGCATTCCCAGGCGATCATCCACGGGTAATTGCAGTCGGTGCCGTCGATTCTTCCGGTGAGCGGGTTCCGTATAGCGGAATCGGCACGTCGCGGGACCACAAGCCGGAGTTGGTGGCTGTCGTCCCGGTGCCGCTCTCCGCGCGGTTGGAGCCGTTCGGTGGAACGTCCGCCGCCGCGCCGCAGATCGCAGGATTGGCGGCACTGTGGCGTGCGGCTGTCCCGGCAGGTCGCCAGGCGGACTTTGTGCGGTCGTGCCGGGACGCTCATGCGAGCTTTCCGTCCCGTTCCCCGGCGCGGCTCCCCGATCCCGCTCGATTATCGTCTTTTGCGACTGGATTATCGCAGATTCAGACTCGTGCGGATTTCTTGCCGGAATTCTTCTTTCGGCCGTTTTCCGGCGATGGCCGCCCACTGTTTGGCGACGGAGTCGAGCGCGGGTTGAGCCGGTAG
- the glmM gene encoding phosphoglucosamine mutase gives MADSSGLIVSVSGIRGIVGSALTPEVATRFARAFGQHCYPGVVLVGRDSRPSGRMLRHAVIAGLQASGCHVEDIGIVPTPTCGVLVRARGASGAIQITASHNPAPWNGLKLFGADGAVLPADQGRIIERAYYADSDPHVAWDGIGNETELRGMEEEHLQRVLQYLNRDLIRQAEFRVLLDTNGGAGGPLAIALLSELGCDVIPVGTEPDGDFVHPPEPTPAHLVELAPRVAAEQADLGFVLDPDADRLALISSKGVCLSEELTLALAVQSRIEQDAGSSTGPIVINMSTSRVLEDIAHRAGLKLIRTAVGEANVVERIRSESALIGGEGNGGVIDPRIGWVRDPFIGMGLILEHLARHRQSLSDAVLQLPRYTMRKLKVDLPLDRWPAVAEQLVRSFQTVAQIDRTDGVRIAWPDQWLHVRPSNTEPIVRIIAESPTDASVTSLCEATQRIFRDVLE, from the coding sequence ATGGCCGATTCCAGTGGATTGATTGTCAGTGTGTCCGGGATTCGCGGAATCGTTGGCTCCGCTCTTACCCCTGAGGTGGCGACTCGGTTTGCGCGTGCGTTTGGGCAACATTGCTATCCCGGTGTTGTCCTGGTCGGTCGTGACTCTCGCCCATCGGGACGAATGCTGCGCCATGCGGTGATTGCCGGACTGCAAGCCAGCGGTTGCCACGTCGAGGATATTGGCATCGTTCCCACACCCACGTGCGGCGTGTTGGTGCGTGCGCGCGGCGCCAGTGGGGCCATTCAAATCACTGCCAGCCATAACCCCGCACCCTGGAACGGGTTGAAACTATTTGGCGCAGATGGTGCGGTGTTGCCGGCAGATCAGGGCCGAATCATCGAGCGTGCCTATTATGCCGATTCCGACCCACACGTCGCTTGGGATGGCATCGGCAACGAAACCGAACTTCGCGGCATGGAAGAAGAACACCTTCAACGCGTGTTGCAATATCTCAATCGCGATTTGATTCGCCAGGCGGAATTTCGGGTTTTGCTCGACACCAACGGCGGTGCTGGGGGGCCGCTCGCCATCGCATTGCTGTCGGAACTCGGCTGCGATGTCATTCCTGTGGGCACCGAGCCGGACGGCGATTTCGTGCATCCGCCGGAACCGACTCCCGCTCACCTCGTTGAGTTGGCTCCACGAGTCGCCGCAGAACAAGCCGATCTCGGATTCGTCCTCGATCCGGATGCCGATCGTTTGGCATTAATCTCGTCTAAAGGCGTTTGTTTGAGCGAAGAGTTGACCCTGGCGCTCGCCGTCCAATCGCGCATCGAGCAGGACGCGGGAAGTTCGACCGGACCGATTGTCATCAATATGTCAACCTCGCGAGTGTTGGAGGATATCGCCCATCGAGCGGGGCTGAAGCTGATTCGCACGGCCGTGGGCGAGGCCAACGTCGTCGAGCGCATTCGTTCCGAAAGCGCGCTCATCGGCGGAGAGGGAAATGGCGGTGTCATTGACCCACGAATCGGCTGGGTGCGCGATCCGTTTATCGGAATGGGACTGATTCTCGAGCATCTTGCGCGACATCGGCAATCGTTAAGCGACGCCGTGTTGCAACTGCCACGCTACACGATGCGCAAACTCAAGGTAGACTTGCCGTTGGATCGATGGCCCGCCGTCGCCGAGCAACTGGTGCGATCGTTTCAGACGGTGGCACAGATCGACCGAACCGACGGCGTGCGCATCGCTTGGCCCGATCAGTGGCTGCATGTTCGTCCCAGTAACACGGAGCCAATTGTTCGCATTATTGCGGAATCGCCCACGGATGCGAGCGTGACCTCTCTTTGCGAAGCGACGCAGCGCATCTTCCGAGATGTCTTGGAGTAA
- a CDS encoding NADH-quinone oxidoreductase subunit J family protein: MSLEAILFAGLASLVAVSAMAVVLTRNIVRSAVWLLFTLIGISMLYFLLHAEFLGAAQLIVYVGGTMVLVIFGVMLTAQSPRKQLRVGRAEGIFAALLGIALFAILLQSTLSMSAPNPDVRNEMPTISELGLNFLGLQSGATPVEYGKRPQPTFLLVFELLSVHLLVVLLGAGYLARAKRRSPEPSSEE; encoded by the coding sequence ATGAGCCTGGAAGCGATTTTGTTTGCGGGACTGGCCTCGCTGGTCGCCGTCTCCGCGATGGCGGTCGTGCTGACGCGAAATATCGTGCGCTCCGCAGTCTGGCTACTGTTCACGCTCATCGGCATTTCCATGCTGTATTTTCTGCTCCATGCAGAATTTCTCGGCGCGGCTCAACTCATCGTCTATGTCGGTGGGACGATGGTGCTGGTGATCTTCGGTGTGATGCTCACCGCACAATCGCCCCGCAAACAACTGCGTGTTGGACGGGCGGAAGGGATCTTCGCCGCGCTCCTGGGCATCGCCCTGTTCGCAATTCTGCTGCAATCGACGCTGTCGATGTCCGCGCCAAATCCCGATGTTCGGAATGAGATGCCGACGATCTCCGAACTCGGTTTGAATTTCCTCGGGCTGCAATCGGGCGCGACTCCGGTGGAATACGGGAAGCGGCCACAACCGACGTTCTTGCTAGTCTTCGAACTACTCTCGGTGCATCTGCTCGTGGTGTTGCTCGGGGCCGGGTATTTGGCCCGCGCCAAACGCCGATCACCCGAACCATCTTCAGAGGAGTGA
- the nuoK gene encoding NADH-quinone oxidoreductase subunit NuoK: protein MEPGLNGYLVLSAFLLVCGLLCLLTKRNAIGMLMGVELILNAANINFVAAARYVPGFAMEGSVFALVVIVLAAGEAAVALAIILNFYNNHATVDSDRADELRG from the coding sequence ATGGAGCCGGGGCTGAACGGTTACTTGGTGCTGAGTGCGTTTCTGCTCGTGTGTGGGCTGCTCTGCTTGCTCACCAAACGGAACGCCATTGGGATGCTGATGGGCGTCGAACTGATCTTGAACGCCGCCAACATCAATTTCGTGGCAGCTGCGCGATATGTGCCTGGATTTGCGATGGAAGGCAGCGTGTTTGCCCTCGTCGTGATCGTCTTGGCTGCGGGGGAAGCCGCCGTGGCGCTGGCGATCATTCTGAATTTTTACAACAATCATGCGACGGTTGATAGCGACCGCGCAGATGAGCTGAGGGGATGA
- the nuoL gene encoding NADH-quinone oxidoreductase subunit L, with amino-acid sequence MLGIQDPLHPGRIYLLATAIPLAVFLLLLLMGYLRNLARSVRHEQRIYGLLYRLTGGDSPGRLSGVLAILGMATATVLSGIGLVRVMREYQADAGLPALLAERWGESWDWIRLDGWPGESGGLSLQLGYSIDILTALMFSMVCFIGTLIFLYSMGYMAEEGRASVVDPEVSGADAPFQRRGRFGRFYLYLSLFAFSMLHLLIANNLLQIFMSWELVGLCSYLLIGYYAERPNAARAANQAFIINRIGDVGFLIGIGIYWANFGTLHLSALRDLLAENAELLASTPLIIAGIGIFLGCAGKSAQFPLHTWLPDAMEGPTPVSALIHAATMVAAGVYLVARCVPIFPETTLLVIAYSGAITAFLAASIATVQTDIKRVLAYSTVSQLGFMMLALGIGGWVAGLLHLLTHAFFKALLFLGSGSVIHGIHHEQDLRKMGGLLPKMPVTGWTMLIGVLAICGTPLFSGWYSKDRILGDVFGFVQLEREHTPLFWLAIASVGLTAFYMFRMWCLTFVGKPRDEHLHEHAHESPFVMLVPLVLLAACSVGIAWGWPVWSIEASHLGQIVERAEPEIVHHRFEAMHEAAEEHHSTAGLLTLGITVIGAWIAYRRYSRESLPPALWETRLPIVRFLRNRWGIEWAYDRCILRPSLWLSRFLARADRRMEGNPIPGEATVDGVMSTPAVVQMWGSTWVSRWQGGQLRRYLRWLVLTTLVMLAILLSLIGTMR; translated from the coding sequence ATGCTGGGCATCCAAGATCCGCTGCATCCAGGCCGAATTTACCTGCTGGCAACGGCCATTCCATTGGCGGTGTTTCTGTTGCTGCTGCTGATGGGCTATTTGCGAAATCTCGCGCGATCGGTTCGCCACGAACAGCGGATCTACGGATTGCTCTATCGACTGACCGGCGGCGACTCCCCAGGCCGATTGTCTGGCGTTTTGGCGATCTTAGGAATGGCCACGGCGACCGTGCTGTCCGGAATCGGACTCGTCCGGGTGATGCGCGAATATCAGGCCGATGCGGGATTGCCGGCACTGTTGGCCGAGCGTTGGGGCGAATCCTGGGATTGGATTCGACTCGATGGGTGGCCCGGCGAGAGCGGCGGATTATCGCTGCAACTGGGCTATTCCATCGATATTCTCACCGCGCTGATGTTTTCGATGGTCTGCTTCATCGGCACGCTCATCTTCCTCTATTCGATGGGCTACATGGCCGAGGAAGGGCGGGCTTCGGTCGTCGATCCCGAGGTGAGTGGTGCCGATGCGCCGTTCCAGCGACGTGGCCGATTCGGGCGGTTCTACCTGTATTTGAGTCTGTTCGCCTTTTCGATGCTGCATCTGCTGATTGCCAACAATCTGTTGCAGATCTTCATGAGTTGGGAATTGGTGGGGCTGTGTTCGTATCTGTTGATCGGATATTACGCCGAGCGACCGAATGCAGCGCGGGCTGCGAATCAGGCATTCATTATCAATCGGATCGGTGATGTCGGGTTTCTTATCGGCATCGGCATCTACTGGGCCAACTTCGGAACCCTGCATCTGTCCGCGCTCCGCGACCTACTTGCGGAGAATGCCGAGTTACTGGCGTCTACCCCGCTCATCATCGCGGGCATCGGCATCTTTCTGGGCTGCGCGGGGAAGTCCGCTCAATTTCCGCTCCACACTTGGCTACCGGATGCCATGGAAGGGCCGACGCCGGTGAGCGCGCTGATTCACGCGGCAACGATGGTTGCGGCGGGGGTCTACCTCGTCGCGCGCTGTGTGCCGATTTTTCCCGAAACGACGCTGCTCGTGATTGCCTATTCCGGAGCGATCACCGCATTCCTGGCGGCATCGATTGCGACCGTGCAGACGGATATCAAACGTGTGCTTGCCTATTCCACCGTGAGCCAACTCGGGTTCATGATGCTCGCCTTGGGCATCGGCGGCTGGGTGGCCGGGCTGCTGCATCTGCTGACGCACGCTTTCTTTAAGGCGTTGCTGTTCCTGGGCAGTGGCAGCGTGATTCATGGAATTCATCACGAGCAAGATCTCCGCAAAATGGGCGGCCTATTGCCCAAAATGCCTGTCACGGGCTGGACGATGTTGATCGGTGTGCTGGCCATTTGCGGAACACCGTTATTCAGCGGGTGGTACAGCAAAGATCGCATCCTCGGCGATGTGTTTGGATTTGTGCAGTTGGAACGAGAACATACTCCGTTATTCTGGCTGGCGATTGCATCCGTCGGATTGACGGCCTTCTATATGTTCCGGATGTGGTGCCTGACCTTTGTCGGCAAACCGCGTGATGAACATCTGCATGAACACGCGCACGAGTCTCCCTTCGTCATGTTGGTGCCGTTGGTACTGCTGGCGGCGTGCAGCGTTGGCATCGCTTGGGGGTGGCCGGTCTGGTCGATTGAAGCCAGCCATTTGGGGCAGATTGTCGAGCGAGCCGAACCGGAAATCGTGCATCATCGCTTTGAAGCGATGCATGAAGCCGCCGAGGAGCATCATTCCACGGCTGGGCTGCTGACGTTGGGCATCACCGTGATCGGAGCGTGGATTGCCTACCGGCGCTATTCGCGGGAGAGCTTGCCCCCCGCATTGTGGGAAACGCGATTGCCGATCGTCCGATTTCTCCGCAATCGCTGGGGAATCGAATGGGCATACGATCGCTGCATTCTTCGGCCAAGCCTGTGGCTGTCTCGGTTCCTGGCGCGGGCCGATCGACGGATGGAGGGGAACCCGATTCCCGGTGAAGCGACGGTCGATGGGGTGATGAGCACGCCGGCAGTCGTTCAGATGTGGGGATCGACGTGGGTGAGTCGCTGGCAAGGTGGGCAATTGCGGCGCTATCTGCGGTGGCTGGTCTTGACGACATTGGTCATGCTGGCAATTCTGTTATCCCTCATCGGCACGATGAGATAA
- a CDS encoding complex I subunit 4 family protein: MEFDLQLMTAVLATPAAFGLLGLFLRPNWVELSRWWALFGSAITLTLTICMLIGFYTRLDQSLDENGGPRRAAETQLDARSDASLSAMYAPTPRPPKDTDWVARFPWIQRLGVQFAIGLDGVGMAMILLTNVICFVTVLSSWSIQQSPRIFFALLMLLQTGVIGAFLALDLFLFYIFYELMLIPMYLLIGIWGGERRKYAAMKFVIYTLIGSVCILIAIVGVSQTDVSDVVVEEVIAAASEDELGRAQRKPGAGGAMVPSITIEQARDRVVLNSFDLVTLQKAGQAAARHLRGEGDSKALPRRLEQPLFTKWGQYLFFALFAIGFAIKIPVFPLHSWLPDAHVEAPTPISMVLAGILLKLGGFGLIRFAWPICPFAAEQLATIVGWIAVASMVYGAFLALGQTDYKKLLAYSSISHMGFVVLGLAVWTQAGDGAYWAQGVAGAVFQMIAHGITAAGLFFAVGVMYDRAHHRDLTKMGGAMEPMPLFTGMSAILFFASMGLPGLCGFVGEILVMLATWKFSVPLAILAAATSILTAGYLLWTFQRVYLGTNSSAKEYPDLTLRESLVFLPLVILSIALGLLPTQLIFSWVDPSTTYWVQTMLR; encoded by the coding sequence ATGGAATTCGATCTGCAACTTATGACTGCGGTGTTGGCCACCCCAGCGGCTTTCGGCCTTCTCGGTCTGTTTCTGCGTCCAAACTGGGTGGAATTGAGCCGATGGTGGGCGCTGTTTGGCAGCGCCATTACCTTGACGCTCACCATCTGCATGCTCATCGGATTTTACACGCGGCTGGATCAATCGTTGGATGAAAACGGTGGCCCGCGCCGCGCTGCCGAGACGCAGTTGGACGCCCGCTCCGACGCCAGCCTATCGGCCATGTACGCCCCCACACCGCGTCCGCCCAAGGATACCGATTGGGTCGCACGATTCCCCTGGATTCAGCGGCTCGGCGTCCAGTTCGCCATCGGGCTGGACGGCGTCGGCATGGCAATGATTCTTCTCACCAACGTCATCTGTTTTGTGACGGTCTTATCCAGTTGGTCGATCCAACAATCGCCGCGCATCTTCTTTGCCTTGTTGATGTTGCTGCAAACCGGCGTCATCGGGGCATTCCTGGCGCTGGATCTATTTCTGTTCTACATTTTCTACGAACTGATGCTGATCCCAATGTACCTGTTGATCGGCATTTGGGGTGGTGAGCGACGCAAGTACGCCGCCATGAAGTTCGTGATTTACACCCTCATCGGCAGTGTCTGCATTCTGATTGCGATTGTGGGTGTCTCGCAAACGGATGTCAGCGATGTCGTTGTGGAAGAAGTGATTGCCGCCGCCAGCGAAGATGAATTGGGCCGCGCTCAACGCAAGCCCGGAGCCGGTGGCGCGATGGTGCCATCCATCACCATCGAACAAGCCCGCGATCGAGTGGTGCTGAATTCGTTTGATCTCGTGACCTTGCAGAAGGCCGGTCAAGCCGCCGCGCGACATCTGCGTGGCGAAGGCGACAGCAAAGCCTTACCCCGACGCTTGGAACAGCCGTTGTTCACAAAGTGGGGCCAGTATCTTTTCTTTGCCTTGTTCGCCATCGGATTCGCCATCAAGATTCCCGTGTTCCCGCTGCATTCCTGGCTTCCGGATGCCCACGTCGAAGCTCCCACGCCAATCAGCATGGTGCTGGCCGGGATTCTGCTTAAGCTCGGCGGCTTCGGACTGATTCGCTTCGCCTGGCCAATCTGCCCATTTGCCGCGGAACAATTGGCGACGATTGTGGGGTGGATTGCCGTTGCCAGCATGGTTTACGGGGCGTTTCTCGCGCTCGGTCAAACCGATTACAAGAAACTGCTGGCCTATTCCTCCATCAGTCACATGGGCTTTGTGGTGTTGGGACTCGCGGTCTGGACGCAAGCCGGCGATGGCGCGTATTGGGCGCAGGGAGTCGCCGGGGCAGTGTTCCAGATGATCGCGCACGGAATCACCGCTGCCGGATTATTCTTCGCAGTGGGTGTGATGTACGACCGCGCCCATCATCGGGATCTGACGAAAATGGGCGGGGCGATGGAGCCGATGCCGTTGTTCACCGGCATGAGTGCGATTCTGTTTTTCGCCAGCATGGGATTGCCCGGATTGTGCGGGTTTGTCGGCGAAATTCTGGTCATGCTGGCGACGTGGAAATTCTCGGTGCCGTTGGCGATTCTGGCCGCTGCGACGTCGATCCTCACCGCAGGGTACCTGCTGTGGACCTTCCAGCGCGTCTACCTCGGCACCAATTCGTCGGCCAAGGAATACCCCGATCTCACGCTTCGAGAATCGTTGGTATTCCTGCCGTTGGTTATTCTTTCGATTGCACTGGGGTTGCTCCCCACGCAATTGATCTTCTCGTGGGTCGATCCAAGCACCACCTACTGGGTGCAGACGATGCTGCGATAA
- a CDS encoding sulfotransferase family protein: MSASPNKAKPREWAPHIWEGLDWPTWIRLLVRNRFAVAPKKWYVAGIVSCISLGHTLLNWMQRSKYGARIAETKLQDDPIFIIGHWRSGTTLLHELLILDDRHSYPTTYQCLEPHHFLLTQDLVRKYLNFLMPERRPMDNMAAGWDRPQEDEFALCMMGQPTTYLDLAFPNHPSVFPGSLDLSGLTPWQLRQWKRAFFKFVQTVTFDNPKRMILKSPPHTARIPHLLDLFPRAKFIHIVRNPYVVYPSTINLWTSLGKKEGLHPPRFDGLSERVFQEYTTMFARLEEARPKLRPDQFFEMKFEDLVASPIESMRRIYGQLDLGKFQRVQPAIEGYFQRNAGFERNKYQLAADDKARITERWGHVIRQYDYPIES, translated from the coding sequence ATGTCTGCTTCGCCGAACAAAGCCAAACCGCGTGAATGGGCACCCCATATTTGGGAAGGGTTGGATTGGCCCACCTGGATTCGCTTGCTCGTTCGTAATCGGTTCGCCGTCGCCCCGAAGAAGTGGTACGTCGCGGGGATCGTGTCGTGCATTAGTCTGGGACATACGCTGCTCAACTGGATGCAGCGATCCAAATATGGCGCACGGATTGCAGAAACGAAACTGCAAGACGATCCGATTTTTATCATCGGCCATTGGCGCTCTGGCACCACACTGCTCCACGAACTGTTGATTCTGGACGATCGGCATTCGTACCCCACGACATATCAATGTCTGGAACCGCATCATTTTCTGTTGACACAGGATCTGGTCCGCAAGTATCTCAACTTTCTGATGCCCGAACGACGCCCCATGGATAACATGGCCGCCGGTTGGGACCGCCCGCAGGAAGATGAGTTTGCGTTGTGCATGATGGGGCAACCGACCACCTATCTGGATTTGGCGTTTCCGAATCATCCATCGGTCTTTCCCGGATCGCTCGATCTCTCCGGGCTGACTCCCTGGCAACTGCGGCAATGGAAACGGGCGTTCTTCAAGTTCGTCCAGACGGTCACCTTTGACAATCCCAAGCGGATGATTCTGAAATCTCCGCCGCACACCGCCCGCATCCCGCATCTGCTCGATCTGTTCCCGCGCGCGAAATTCATCCACATCGTGCGGAATCCGTATGTGGTCTATCCTTCGACGATCAATTTGTGGACATCGTTGGGCAAAAAAGAGGGGCTGCATCCGCCGCGATTCGATGGACTCTCCGAGCGCGTGTTTCAAGAATACACGACAATGTTTGCCCGATTGGAAGAAGCGCGACCGAAATTGCGACCGGACCAATTCTTTGAGATGAAATTTGAAGATTTGGTCGCCTCGCCCATCGAATCGATGCGACGCATCTACGGCCAATTGGATCTGGGCAAATTTCAACGCGTGCAGCCGGCAATCGAAGGCTATTTCCAACGCAACGCCGGATTTGAGCGGAACAAGTATCAACTCGCTGCCGACGACAAGGCCCGCATCACCGAGCGATGGGGCCATGTCATTCGACAGTACGATTACCCAATCGAATCGTGA